One segment of Natranaeroarchaeum aerophilus DNA contains the following:
- a CDS encoding type IV pilin — translation MTRLLSNDTAQSSVIGTILLVAIVVILASVLGIFAIDLYQSAGDVEESPDVRFDAEQYGGDHDQFVRVYHMSGNTIEDLDTISVVVNGETVSETGADWSDSDEGLRSQSSLYIAADGNGFTTADNANFGGSSPDELDPGTEISVIWNSADTDTSATLFEYEVEDR, via the coding sequence ATGACGCGACTTCTTTCAAACGATACTGCACAAAGTAGTGTAATCGGCACTATCTTGCTGGTCGCGATAGTCGTAATCCTCGCCTCAGTTCTCGGCATCTTCGCCATCGACCTCTACCAGAGCGCGGGCGATGTCGAGGAATCACCCGACGTCCGATTCGACGCCGAACAGTACGGTGGGGACCACGACCAGTTCGTTCGCGTGTACCACATGTCCGGAAACACGATCGAGGACCTCGACACGATCTCGGTCGTCGTCAACGGCGAGACCGTCAGCGAGACGGGTGCCGACTGGTCGGACTCCGACGAGGGACTTCGATCACAGAGTTCGCTCTATATCGCCGCGGATGGAAATGGATTCACCACTGCTGATAACGCCAACTTCGGCGGGAGCAGTCCCGATGAACTCGACCCCGGCACCGAGATCAGCGTGATCTGGAACAGCGCCGACACCGACACGTCGGCGACGCTGTTCGAGTACGAAGTCGAAGATCGATAA
- a CDS encoding MarR family transcriptional regulator: MRFLATEDMAPASLIANEVFRTVSPGHVSERLAKLEHAGLVHRAGMDSFDLTSEGERYLDGDLDVEYQPRPRRV, translated from the coding sequence GTGCGATTTCTCGCAACCGAGGACATGGCCCCGGCGTCACTGATCGCAAACGAAGTGTTCCGGACGGTCTCGCCGGGCCACGTCAGCGAGCGACTGGCAAAGCTCGAACACGCCGGGCTGGTCCACCGCGCCGGAATGGATTCGTTCGATCTGACCTCCGAAGGCGAGCGGTATCTCGACGGCGACCTCGACGTCGAGTACCAGCCACGCCCGCGGCGGGTGTAG
- a CDS encoding type IV pilin, with protein sequence MNFKNFSSQENAVSPVIGVILMVAITVILAAVIGAFVIGIGDDQSTVPQASWDFSQSTEEFDTIDDNADPSVATVVEVTHQSGSSIDHNNLEVTVNGDEAFEIRDEATPGNADAIFDDGGQVSAGNSATIAASGDIDPAGGSGDEVTIANDADFTIDNPTDASELSSGDTIRIVWESDDGGDSSVLQTYEVN encoded by the coding sequence ATGAATTTCAAAAATTTCTCATCTCAAGAAAATGCGGTCTCGCCAGTCATAGGGGTCATCTTAATGGTGGCAATAACCGTAATTCTGGCCGCCGTAATTGGAGCGTTTGTCATTGGTATCGGCGACGATCAGTCGACAGTTCCCCAAGCGAGTTGGGACTTTAGTCAAAGTACAGAAGAATTTGACACCATAGATGATAACGCTGATCCTAGCGTGGCAACTGTCGTAGAAGTCACACATCAGTCAGGATCTTCGATTGATCACAATAACCTCGAAGTAACTGTAAATGGAGATGAGGCTTTTGAGATCAGAGACGAGGCCACACCCGGCAATGCTGATGCTATCTTCGATGACGGTGGCCAAGTGTCTGCCGGCAACTCTGCTACCATTGCCGCATCTGGTGATATAGACCCGGCTGGTGGTAGCGGCGATGAAGTTACGATCGCTAACGATGCGGACTTCACGATCGATAACCCAACCGACGCAAGTGAGCTAAGTAGCGGAGATACAATTCGAATTGTCTGGGAATCTGATGACGGGGGCGACTCATCCGTCCTCCAGACTTACGAAGTGAACTAA
- a CDS encoding type IV pilin: MDFKKLFETDGDERAVSPVIGVILMVAITVILAAVIGAFVIGIGDDQEAVPQASFDFDDEGEDGDLTITHSAGDSIDESNLDVTNNGVELTTPSWSSDPVSAGATFEIPNDNDGDDLNDDPTIRVVWESDSGGDSSVLATYEVSR; the protein is encoded by the coding sequence ATGGATTTCAAAAAACTATTCGAAACGGACGGCGACGAACGTGCGGTGTCACCGGTTATCGGTGTTATACTCATGGTCGCAATCACGGTGATTCTCGCGGCTGTGATTGGTGCGTTCGTAATTGGTATTGGTGATGATCAAGAAGCTGTTCCGCAGGCCAGTTTTGATTTTGATGACGAGGGAGAAGATGGTGATTTGACAATCACTCATTCAGCTGGCGATTCGATTGACGAGTCGAATCTGGACGTGACTAACAACGGTGTTGAACTCACGACACCAAGCTGGAGTAGTGACCCAGTAAGTGCTGGCGCAACTTTCGAGATTCCCAACGACAATGACGGTGATGACCTCAACGATGATCCAACTATCCGTGTCGTATGGGAGTCTGATAGTGGTGGAGACTCATCTGTACTTGCAACCTACGAAGTAAGCAGATGA